TGACGTAGGCAGCCGTCTTGTCGATGATAGCCTTGGCGTAGTTGAAGGTGAGGCGGCGGCCGCGTCCAGATGCCCCCTCCCACTGGTGCCCACGGTAGAAGTCTAGGTAGTCCTGGTAGGCCCGCAGGCGGTCCAGGTCCATGCGGGCCAGCTGCCGGGGAAGGCTTTCCGTTGTGCTTACCATGTGCCCCGCCTCCTCTCCCCCTGACGCGCCCTCTCCAGGGCGCGGAAGACGGTGCGCCTGGAGACGCCGAAGCGGCGGGCCAGCTCATCGATGCCCATGCCCTGCCGGCGCAGGTCTACGATGAGCCGATCACGGTGGGCCCCCAAAAGGGCCCTTATGCCACCAGGCTCGTCATAGCGGCAACGGGGCAAAGGGCAGCGGAGACAGGAGGGATAGATATCGCACCCCTCGTCGCGATAGTGGGTGTGCTCAGGGAGGGCGTCCTCCCGCACCCTGGAGAAGATGCTGCTCATGCTCCATCACCTCCCTAGGGATGCCTGTGTCCACGGGCCACCCTGGGCCCCTTAAGCTCTGAAGCCGCCTCCACCGCTAGGGCCAAGCTCACTAGGAAGTCGTCGCCGCCACGGGCGAAGAAGTCCATGGTGCGGTTGGGACGGTAGATGACCTGGGCCCCCTCCAGTTGGCGCCACATCTCCCGTGCCTCCTGGGAGCCGTCTGGGGCGTAGAGACGCAGGCGACCGGTGTTGACAGCGGCCAGAAGCCCGAACCCCAGGCGGGACTTGACTTGGGCCGAGAAGCGCACGGGCATCACCACCTCCGCTCCCAAGGCCCGGGAGAGCTGGGCAGCCAAGGCCTCCCCCAGGCCGGTGGCGTCCACCGCCACCCGTCGCACCCGCCACACCCGCCCCAGCAGGTCTGCCAGGCGGGCCCAGAGCTGGTGGTGGGGTACAGCGACGAACGCCTGTTGCTCCACCACCTCCACCACCGGCCCCAGCTCCTCCTGGTCAGGGAAGCGGACACGGGCAATGGTGAGGACCGTAGGGTTATGACGCCCCTCAAGCCCTGGGAGGTCCTGGCCTCCCACGTCCAGGCCGGCCACATAGGCCTCCCCGGGGTGGGGGACTGCCTGCCGGGGATGGTCGCCCCGCACCTGGGCCAACTGGCTGGCCGAGAAGAGCCTCCCCTCCCCCTGGATGGGCCGCAGGGCGTACTGGGTGCGGAAGAGGGGGTGCTCCTCCCCCAGCCGCTG
This is a stretch of genomic DNA from Dehalococcoidia bacterium. It encodes these proteins:
- a CDS encoding helix-turn-helix domain-containing protein, with amino-acid sequence MSSIFSRVREDALPEHTHYRDEGCDIYPSCLRCPLPRCRYDEPGGIRALLGAHRDRLIVDLRRQGMGIDELARRFGVSRRTVFRALERARQGERRRGTW